One Mus musculus strain C57BL/6J chromosome X, GRCm38.p6 C57BL/6J DNA window includes the following coding sequences:
- the Tro gene encoding trophinin isoform X3: protein MDRRNDHGHRVPTFQGPLPPAGSLGLPFSPDVQSETTEKDPPIASRSKKNKNKKNSIKPMDKTTPAPPPVPSANDNASNKPKVTLQALNLPMFTQISQASATTEAPNIQASVTSQTQKAKTMRVTPKVSLTGSEDATTQLKPPLQALNLPVTTPTIQTPVANESANSLASTAVNKSKKASTANNAANKTVPSAAEISLASAATHTVTTQGQAAKETGSIQTIAATARSKKNSKGKRTPAKTTNTDNEYVEASNAIEASSRQIGASGRQTEASNRQIEASSRQTEASNRQTEASSRQTEASSRQTETSNRQIGASNRQIMASNRQIGASNRQIEASNRQIGASNRQTEVSSRQIEASNRQIGASNRQTEASNRQIGASNRQTEASNRQIGASNRQTDASNRQTDASNRQTEASSRQTEASSRQTEASSRQTEASSRQIEASAAAVRPKKPRGKKGNNKGSNSASEPSEAPPAIQTVTNHALSVTVRIRRGSRARKAANKNRATESQAQIAEQGAQASEASISALETQVAAAVQALADDYLAQLSLEPTTRTRGKRNRKSKHPNGEERTGNNYRRIPWGRRLPPPRDVAILQERANKLVKYLLVKDQTKIPIKRSDMLKDVIQEYEDYFPEIIERASYALEKMFRVNLKEIDKQNNLYILISTQESSAGIMGTTKDTPKLGLLMVILSVIFMNGNKASEAVIWEVLRKLGLHPGVKHSLFGEVKKLITDEFVKQKYLEYKRVPNSRPPEYEFFWGLRSYHETSKMKVLKFACKVQKKDPKDWAAQYREAVEMDIQAAAVAVAEAKARAEARAQMGIGEEAVAGPWNWDDMDINCLTREELGDDAQAWSRFSFEIEPRAQENADPTTNVLFNQGATTRNSFSDGAGISFGGITNPSGGFGGISNPSGGFGGISNPSGGFGGISNPSGGFGGISNPSGGFGGISNPSGGFGGISNPSGGFGGISNPSGGFGGISNPSGGFGGISNPSGGFGGISNPSGGFGGISNPSGGFGGISNPSGGFGGISNPSGGFGGRNSITFGSVPNTSANFSSAPSISFGDTPNTSTSFSGGANSSFSGTPSTSAPFCNTASISFGGAPSTSTSFSTASISFGGAPSTSTSLSTASISFGGAPSTSTSFSTASISFGGAPSTSTSLSTASISFGGAPSINSSSGGSSVSFGGAPTTSTSFSGGPCISFGGAPCTTASISGGASSGFGSTLCSTNPGFSALSTNTSFGSAPTTSTVFSGAVSTTTGFGGTLSTSVCFGSSPYSGAGFGGTLSTSISFGGSPSTNTGFGGTLSTSVSFGASSSTSSDFGGTLSTSVSFGGSSGANAGFGGTLNSSTSFGGAISTSTGFGSALNNSANFGGAISTSFSGVLNSSASFGGAINTSAGFGSTLNSSASFGSALSTSASFGGVLNGSAGFGGALNTNATFGGVLNGSAGFGGAMNTNATFGGALNSNAGFGGAISTSTNFGGALNNSAGFGGAMNTSASFGGALNNSAGFGGAISTNATFGGALNNSAGFGGAISTSASFGGTLNNSASFGGAINTSASFGGVLNNSAGFGGAINTSANFGGALTNSAGFGGAISTSASFGGALNNSAGFGGAISTSASFGGALNNSAGFGGAISTNASFGGAISNSPDFGGAFSTSVGFGGTLNTTDFGSTHSNSISFGSAPTTSVSFGGSHSTNLCFGGAPSTSLCFGSASNTNLCFGGSNSTNCFSGATSANFNEGHSISFGNGLSTSAGFGNGLGTSAGFGSSLGTSTGFGGSLGPSASFNGGLGTSTGFGGGLGTSTDFSGGLNHNADFNGGLGNSAGFNGGLNTNTDFGGELGTSAGFGDGLGSSTSFGAGLVTSDGFAGNLGTNTGFGGTLGTGAGFSVSLNNGNGFGNGPNASFNRGLNTIIGFGSGSNTSNGFTGEPNTGSSFSNGPSSIVGFSGGPSTGAGFCSGPSTGGFGGGPSTGPGFGGPSTGPGFGGPSTGGGFGGPNTGGGFGGPSTGGGFGGPSTGGGFGGPSTGGGFGGPSTAAGFGSGLSTSTGFGGGLNTSAGFSGGPPSTGTGFGGGASSHGGCGFPYG, encoded by the exons ATGGATAGAAGAAATGACCATGGTCATCGGGTGCCCACATTCCAG GGCCCTCTGCCTCCCGCTGGGAGCCTAGGGCTTCCTTTCTCTCCAGATGTACAGTCGGAGACCACAGAAAAGGACCCACCAATTGCCAGCCGAtctaagaaaaacaagaacaagaagaattcTATTAAGCCTATGGATAAGACCACACCGGCTCCCCCTCCAGTCCCATCTGCCAATGATAATGCTAGCAACAAGCCTAAAGTAACTTTGCAGGCTTTAAACCTACCAATGTTCACCCAGATCAGTCAGGCTTCAGCTACTACTGAGGCACCCAATATCCAGGCTTCAGTTACTTCTCAGACCCAGAAAGCCAAGACAATGAGAGTTACTCCCAAGGTATCCCTAACTGGCAGTGAGGATGCCACTACACAGCTGAAGCCACCATTACAGGCCCTAAACCTACCAGTTACCACACCGACTATCCAGACTCCAGTTGCCAATGAGTCAGCTAATTCCCTGGCCTCAACAGCTGTCAACAAATCCAAGAAAGCTTCTACGGCAAACAATGCTGCCAATAAGACTGTACCTAGTGCTGCTGAGATCTCATTGGCTTCGGCTGCTACCCACACAGTTACTACCCAAGGCCAAGCTGCCAAGGAGACAGGTAGTATCCAGACTATAGCAGCCACTGCCCGAAGCAAGAAAAATtccaaaggaaaaagaacaccTGCTAAGACCACAAATACTGACAATGAATATGTAGAGGCCTCAAATGCCATTGAGGCATCTAGCAGACAGATTGGGGCATCTGGCAGACAGACTGAGGCATCTAACAGACAGATTGAGGCATCTAGCAGACAGACTGAGGCATCTAACAGACAGACTGAGGCATCTAGCAGACAGACTGAAGCATCTAGCAGACAGACTGAAACATCTAACAGACAGATTGGGGCATCTAACAGACAGATCATGGCATCTAACAGACAGATTGGGGCATCTAACAGACAGATTGAGGCATCTAACAGACAGATTGGGGCAtctaacagacagacagaggtatCTAGCAGACAGATTGAGGCATCTAACAGACAGATTGGGGCATCTAACAGACAAACTGAGGCATCTAACAGACAGATTGGGGCATCTAACAGACAGACTGAGGCATCTAACAGACAGATTGGGGCATCTAACAGACAGACTGATGCATCTAACAGACAGACTGATGCATCTAACAGACAGACTGAGGCATCtagcagacagacagaggcatctagcagacagacagaggcatcTAGCAGACAGACTGAGGCATCTAGCAGACAAATTGAGGCATCAGCTGCAGCTGTGAGGCCCAAAAAGCCCAGGGGGAAGAAGGGTAACAATAAAGGCTCAAATTCTGCTTCTGAGCCCTCTGAGGCTCCACCTGCCATTCAAACGGTTACAAACCATGCCCTATCTGTCACTGTACGGATCAGGAGAGGGTCTAGGGCTCGAAAGGCTGCCAATAAGAATCGGGCAACTGAAAGCCAAGCTCAGATCGCTGAACAAGGAGCTCAGGCCTCTGAGGCCAGCATAAGTGCCCTGGAGACTCAGGTTGCTGCTGCTGTCCAGGCCTTGGCAGATGACTATCTGGCTCAGTTGAGTTTAGAACCCACGACCAGAACCCGGGGCAAGAGGAACCGAAAG TCTAAGCATCCcaatggagaagaaagaactgGAAATAATTACAGGCGGATCCCATGGGGCAGGCGGCTTCCACCACCCCGAGATGTGGCCATTTTGCAGGAAAGG GCAAATAAGTTGGTGAAATATCTGTTGGTTAAAGACCAGACAAAGATCCCAATCAAGCGCTCAG ATATGCTGAAGGATGTCATCCAAGAATATGAGGACTATTTCCCAGAGATCATTGAACGAGCAAGCTACGCTCTGGAGAAG ATGTTTCGAGTCAATCTGAAGGAAATTGATAAGCAAAATAACTTGTATATTCttatcagcactcaggagtcatcTGCAGGCATAATGGGAAC GACCAAGGACACACCTAAGCTGGGTCTCCTCATGGTGATTCTGAGTGTCATTTTCATGAATGGCAACAAGGCCAGTGAGG CTGTCATCTGGGAGGTGCTGCGCAAGTTGGGACTGCACCCTGG GGTAAAACATTCACTCTTTGGAGAAGTGAAGAAACTCATCACAGATGAATTTGTGAAGCAGAA ATATCTGGAATACAAGAGGGTCCCCAACAGCAGACCACCTGAGTATGAATTCTTCTGGGGCCTACGGTCTTACCATGAGACTAGCAAGATGAAAGTCCTGAAATTTGCATGCAAG GTACAGAAGAAAGATCCCAAAGACTGGGCTGCTCAGTACCGCGAGGCAGTTGAGATGGACATTCAGGCTgcagctgtggctgtggctgaggcTAAGGCCAGGGCTGAGGCAAGAGCCCAAATGGGGATTGGAGAGGAAGCTGTGGCTGGTCCCTGGAATTGGGATGACATGGATATTAACTGCCTAACAAGGGAAGAGTTGGGTGATGATGCGCAGGCCTGGAGCAGATTTTCCTTtgaaattgaacccagagcccaaGAAAATGCAGATCCTACCACTAATGTCCTCTTCAACCAAGGAGCTACTACCAGAAATAGCTTTAGTGATGGTGCTGGTATTAGCTTTGGTGGTATAACCAACCCCAGTGGTGGCTTTGGTGGCATATCCAACCCCAGTGGTGGCTTTGGTGGCATATCCAACCCCAGTGGTGGCTTTGGTGGCATATCCAACCCCAGTGGTGGCTTTGGTGGCATATCCAACCCCAGTGGTGGCTTTGGTGGCATATCCAACCCCAGTGGTGGCTTTGGTGGCATATCCAACCCCAGTGGTGGCTTTGGTGGCATATCCAACCCCAGTGGTGGCTTTGGTGGCATATCCAATCCCAGTGGTGGCTTTGGTGGCATATCCAACCCCAGTGGTGGCTTTGGTGGCATATCCAATCCCAGTGGTGGCTTTGGTGGCATATCCAACCCCAGTGGTGGCTTTGGTGGCATATCCAATCCCAGTGGTGGCTTTGGTGGCATATCCAATCCCAGTGGTGGCTTTGGGGGCAGAAATAGCATTACTTTTGGGAGTGTACCCAACACCTCTGCCAACTTCAGCAGTGCACCGAGCATTAGCTTTGGTGACACACCTAACACTAGCACCAGTTTCAGTGGCGGAGCCAACAGTAGCTTCAGTGGCACACCTAGTACTAGTGCCCCTTTCTGTAACACAGCAAGCATTAGCTTTGGTGGTGCACCCAGCACTAGCACCAGCTTTAGCACAGCGAGCATTAGCTTTGGTGGTGCACCCAGCACTAGCACCAGCTTAAGCACAGCAAGCATTAGCTTTGGTGGTGCACCTAGCACTAGCACCAGCTTCAGCACAGCGAGCATTAGCTTTGGTGGTGCACCCAGCACTAGCACCAGCTTAAGCACAGCAAGCATTAGCTTTGGTGGTGCACCCAGCATTAATAGTAGTAGTGGTGGATCCAGCGTTAGCTTTGGTGGTGCTCCTACCACCAGTACCAGTTTCAGTGGTGGACCCTGTATTAGTTTTGGTGGTGCACCTTGTACCACTGCCAGTATTAGTGGTGGAGCCAGCTCTGGCTTTGGAAGCACGCTTTGCAGTACCAACCCTGGCTTTAGTGCACTCAGCACAAACACCAGCTTCGGCAGTGCACCAACTACAAGCACTGTGTTCAGTGGTGCAGTTAGTACCACCACTGGCTTTGGAGGCACACTTAGCACCAGTGTCTGCTTTGGTAGTTCTCCCTACTCTGGCGCTGGCTTTGGAGGCACACTTAGTACCAGTATCTCCTTTGGTGGTTCTCCTAGCACCAATACTGGTTTTGGTGGTACACTCAGCACCAGTGTTTCCTTCGGTGCTTCTTCTAGCACCAGCTCTGACTTTGGTGGCACACTAAGCACTAGTGTCAGCTTTGGTGGCTCTTCTGGTGCCAATGCTGGCTTTGGCGGTACACTCAACAGCAGTACCAGCTTTGGCGGTGCCATCAGCACCAGCACTGGCTTTGGCAGTGCACTCAATAACAGTGCCAACTTTGGTGGTGCCATAAGTACCAGCTTTAGTGGTGTACTCAATAGCAGTGCCAGCTTTGGTGGTGCCATCAACACCAGTGCTGGCTTCGGCAGTACACTCAACAGCAGTGCCAGCTTTGGCAGTGCACTCAGCACCAGTGCCAGCTTTGGTGGTGTACTCAATGGCAGTGCTGGCTTTGGTGGTGCCTTGAACACCAATGCCACCTTTGGTGGTGTACTCAATGGCAGTGCTGGCTTTGGTGGTGCCATGAACACCAATGCCACCTTTGGTGGTGCACTGAATAGTAATGCCGGCTTTGGCGGTGCCATCAGTACGAGTACCAACTTCGGTGGTGCACTGAATAACAGTGCTGGCTTTGGCGGTGCCATGAACACTAGTGCCAGCTTTGGTGGTGCACTGAATAACAGTGCTGGCTTTGGCG GTGCCATCAGTACGAATGCCACCTTTGGTGGTGCACTGAATAACAGTGCTGGCTTTGGTGGTGCCATCAGTACGAGTGCCAGCTTCGGTGGTACACTGAATAACAGTGCTAGCTTTGGCGGTGCCATCAACACTAGTGCCAGCTTCGGTGGTGTACTGAATAACAGTGCTGGCTTTGGCGGTGCCATCAACACCAGTGCCAACTTTGGTGGCGCACTGACTAACAGTGCTGGCTTTGGCGGTGCCATCAGTACGAGTGCCAGCTTTGGTGGTGCACTGAATAACAGTGCTGGCTTTGGTGGTGCCATCAGTACGAGTGCCAGCTTTGGTGGTGCACTGAATAACAGTGCTGGCTTTGGCGGTGCCATCAGCACCAATGCCAGCTTTGGTGGAGCAATCAGCAACAGTCCTGACTTTGGTGGTGCATTCAGTACCAGTGTTGGCTTTGGTGGCACACTTAATACCACTGACTTTGGTAGTACCCATAGCAACAGCATTAGCTTTGGCAGTGCTCCCACTACCAGCGTTAGCTTTGGTGGGTCTCATAGCACTAACCTCTGTTTCGGTGGAGCACCCAGCACCAGTCTCTGTTTTGGCAGTGCATCTAACACCAACCTATGCTTTGGAGGCTCTAACAGCACCAACTGCTTTAGTGGTGCTACCAGTGCCAATTTCAATGAGGGGCACAGCATCAGTTTTGGGAATGGGCTAAGTACCAGTGCTGGATTTGGAAATGGGCTGGGCACCAGTGCTGGCTTTGGCAGCAGCCTTGGTACCAGCACTGGCTTTGGTGGAAGCTTAGGCCCCAGTGCTAGCTTCAATGGTGGCCTGGGCACCAGCACTGGCTTTGGCGGTGGACTAGGCACCAGCACGGATTTCAGTGGTGGACTAAATCATAATGCTGACTTCAATGGAGGACTGGGTAACAGTGCTGGCTTCAATGGTGGACTAAACACTAACACTGATTTTGGTGGTGAACTGGGCACTAGCGCTGGCTTTGGTGATGGACTGGGCAGCAGCACCAGCTTTGGTGCAGGACTGGTCACTAGTGATGGCTTTGCTGGTAACCTGGGCACCAATACTGGTTTTGGTGGCACACTTGGCACTGGTGCAGGCTTTAGTGTAAGCCTCAACAATGGCAATGGCTTTGGCAATGGGCCTAATGCCAGCTTCAACAGAGGACTGAATACCATCATTGGCTTTGGCAGTGGTTCCAACACCAGCAATGGCTTTACTGGTGAACCCAACACTGGCTCCAGCTTCAGTAATGGACCCAGTTCTATTGTTGGCTTTAGTGGTGGACCAAGCACTGGTGCTGGCTTCTGCAGTGGACCAAGCACTGGTGGCTTCGGTGGTGGACCAAGTACAGGACCTGGCTTCGGTGGACCAAGTACAGGACCTGGCTTCGGTGGACCAAGCACTGGAGGTGGCTTTGGAGGACCAAATACTGGAGGTGGCTTTGGAGGACCAAGCACTGGAGGTGGCTTTGGAGGACCAAGCACTGGAGGTGGCTTCGGAGGACCAAGCACTGGAGGTGGCTTCGGAGGACCAAGCACTGCAGCTGGCTTTGGTAGTGGACTGAGCACCAGCACTGGCTTTGGTGGTGGACTGAATACCAGTGCTGGATTCAGTGGTGGACCGCCAAGCACCGGTACTGGCTTTGGTGGTGGAGCCTCTAGCCATGGTGGCTGTGGCTTCCCTTACGGCTAG
- the Tro gene encoding trophinin isoform 3 (isoform 3 is encoded by transcript variant 3), translating to MDRRNDHGHRVPTFQGPLPPAGSLGLPFSPDVQSETTEKDPPIASRSKKNKNKKNSIKPMDKTTPAPPPVPSANDNASNKPKVTLQALNLPMFTQISQASATTEAPNIQASVTSQTQKAKTMRVTPKVSLTGSEDATTQLKPPLQALNLPVTTPTIQTPVANESANSLASTAVNKSKKASTANNAANKTVPSAAEISLASAATHTVTTQGQAAKETGSIQTIAATARSKKNSKGKRTPAKTTNTDNEYVEASNAIEASSRQIGASGRQTEASNRQIEASSRQTEASNRQTEASSRQTEASSRQTETSNRQIGASNRQIMASNRQIGASNRQIEASNRQIGASNRQTEVSSRQIEASNRQIGASNRQTEASNRQIGASNRQTEASNRQIGASNRQTDASNRQTDASNRQTEASSRQTEASSRQTEASSRQTEASSRQIEASAAAVRPKKPRGKKGNNKGSNSASEPSEAPPAIQTVTNHALSVTVRIRRGSRARKAANKNRATESQAQIAEQGAQASEASISALETQVAAAVQALADDYLAQLSLEPTTRTRGKRNRKSKHPNGEERTGNNYRRIPWGRRLPPPRDVAILQERANKLVKYLLVKDQTKIPIKRSDMLKDVIQEYEDYFPEIIERASYALEKMFRVNLKEIDKQNNLYILISTQESSAGIMGTTKDTPKLGLLMVILSVIFMNGNKASEAVIWEVLRKLGLHPGVKHSLFGEVKKLITDEFVKQKYLEYKRVPNSRPPEYEFFWGLRSYHETSKMKVLKFACKVQKKDPKDWAAQYREAVEMDIQAAAVAVAEAKARAEARAQMGIGEEAVAGPWNWDDMDINCLTSGGPSTGAGFCSGPSTGGFGGGPSTGPGFGGPSTGPGFGGPSTGGGFGGPNTGGGFGGPSTGGGFGGPSTGGGFGGPSTGGGFGGPSTAAGFGSGLSTSTGFGGGLNTSAGFSGGPPSTGTGFGGGASSHGGCGFPYG from the exons ATGGATAGAAGAAATGACCATGGTCATCGGGTGCCCACATTCCAG GGCCCTCTGCCTCCCGCTGGGAGCCTAGGGCTTCCTTTCTCTCCAGATGTACAGTCGGAGACCACAGAAAAGGACCCACCAATTGCCAGCCGAtctaagaaaaacaagaacaagaagaattcTATTAAGCCTATGGATAAGACCACACCGGCTCCCCCTCCAGTCCCATCTGCCAATGATAATGCTAGCAACAAGCCTAAAGTAACTTTGCAGGCTTTAAACCTACCAATGTTCACCCAGATCAGTCAGGCTTCAGCTACTACTGAGGCACCCAATATCCAGGCTTCAGTTACTTCTCAGACCCAGAAAGCCAAGACAATGAGAGTTACTCCCAAGGTATCCCTAACTGGCAGTGAGGATGCCACTACACAGCTGAAGCCACCATTACAGGCCCTAAACCTACCAGTTACCACACCGACTATCCAGACTCCAGTTGCCAATGAGTCAGCTAATTCCCTGGCCTCAACAGCTGTCAACAAATCCAAGAAAGCTTCTACGGCAAACAATGCTGCCAATAAGACTGTACCTAGTGCTGCTGAGATCTCATTGGCTTCGGCTGCTACCCACACAGTTACTACCCAAGGCCAAGCTGCCAAGGAGACAGGTAGTATCCAGACTATAGCAGCCACTGCCCGAAGCAAGAAAAATtccaaaggaaaaagaacaccTGCTAAGACCACAAATACTGACAATGAATATGTAGAGGCCTCAAATGCCATTGAGGCATCTAGCAGACAGATTGGGGCATCTGGCAGACAGACTGAGGCATCTAACAGACAGATTGAGGCATCTAGCAGACAGACTGAGGCATCTAACAGACAGACTGAGGCATCTAGCAGACAGACTGAAGCATCTAGCAGACAGACTGAAACATCTAACAGACAGATTGGGGCATCTAACAGACAGATCATGGCATCTAACAGACAGATTGGGGCATCTAACAGACAGATTGAGGCATCTAACAGACAGATTGGGGCAtctaacagacagacagaggtatCTAGCAGACAGATTGAGGCATCTAACAGACAGATTGGGGCATCTAACAGACAAACTGAGGCATCTAACAGACAGATTGGGGCATCTAACAGACAGACTGAGGCATCTAACAGACAGATTGGGGCATCTAACAGACAGACTGATGCATCTAACAGACAGACTGATGCATCTAACAGACAGACTGAGGCATCtagcagacagacagaggcatctagcagacagacagaggcatcTAGCAGACAGACTGAGGCATCTAGCAGACAAATTGAGGCATCAGCTGCAGCTGTGAGGCCCAAAAAGCCCAGGGGGAAGAAGGGTAACAATAAAGGCTCAAATTCTGCTTCTGAGCCCTCTGAGGCTCCACCTGCCATTCAAACGGTTACAAACCATGCCCTATCTGTCACTGTACGGATCAGGAGAGGGTCTAGGGCTCGAAAGGCTGCCAATAAGAATCGGGCAACTGAAAGCCAAGCTCAGATCGCTGAACAAGGAGCTCAGGCCTCTGAGGCCAGCATAAGTGCCCTGGAGACTCAGGTTGCTGCTGCTGTCCAGGCCTTGGCAGATGACTATCTGGCTCAGTTGAGTTTAGAACCCACGACCAGAACCCGGGGCAAGAGGAACCGAAAG TCTAAGCATCCcaatggagaagaaagaactgGAAATAATTACAGGCGGATCCCATGGGGCAGGCGGCTTCCACCACCCCGAGATGTGGCCATTTTGCAGGAAAGG GCAAATAAGTTGGTGAAATATCTGTTGGTTAAAGACCAGACAAAGATCCCAATCAAGCGCTCAG ATATGCTGAAGGATGTCATCCAAGAATATGAGGACTATTTCCCAGAGATCATTGAACGAGCAAGCTACGCTCTGGAGAAG ATGTTTCGAGTCAATCTGAAGGAAATTGATAAGCAAAATAACTTGTATATTCttatcagcactcaggagtcatcTGCAGGCATAATGGGAAC GACCAAGGACACACCTAAGCTGGGTCTCCTCATGGTGATTCTGAGTGTCATTTTCATGAATGGCAACAAGGCCAGTGAGG CTGTCATCTGGGAGGTGCTGCGCAAGTTGGGACTGCACCCTGG GGTAAAACATTCACTCTTTGGAGAAGTGAAGAAACTCATCACAGATGAATTTGTGAAGCAGAA ATATCTGGAATACAAGAGGGTCCCCAACAGCAGACCACCTGAGTATGAATTCTTCTGGGGCCTACGGTCTTACCATGAGACTAGCAAGATGAAAGTCCTGAAATTTGCATGCAAG GTACAGAAGAAAGATCCCAAAGACTGGGCTGCTCAGTACCGCGAGGCAGTTGAGATGGACATTCAGGCTgcagctgtggctgtggctgaggcTAAGGCCAGGGCTGAGGCAAGAGCCCAAATGGGGATTGGAGAGGAAGCTGTGGCTGGTCCCTGGAATTGGGATGACATGGATATTAACTGCCTAACAAG TGGTGGACCAAGCACTGGTGCTGGCTTCTGCAGTGGACCAAGCACTGGTGGCTTCGGTGGTGGACCAAGTACAGGACCTGGCTTCGGTGGACCAAGTACAGGACCTGGCTTCGGTGGACCAAGCACTGGAGGTGGCTTTGGAGGACCAAATACTGGAGGTGGCTTTGGAGGACCAAGCACTGGAGGTGGCTTTGGAGGACCAAGCACTGGAGGTGGCTTCGGAGGACCAAGCACTGGAGGTGGCTTCGGAGGACCAAGCACTGCAGCTGGCTTTGGTAGTGGACTGAGCACCAGCACTGGCTTTGGTGGTGGACTGAATACCAGTGCTGGATTCAGTGGTGGACCGCCAAGCACCGGTACTGGCTTTGGTGGTGGAGCCTCTAGCCATGGTGGCTGTGGCTTCCCTTACGGCTAG